Proteins encoded within one genomic window of Vidua macroura isolate BioBank_ID:100142 chromosome 2, ASM2450914v1, whole genome shotgun sequence:
- the NUMA1 gene encoding nuclear mitotic apparatus protein 1 isoform X3 — MGSSGGGRCRSNKSGRCRSSKSGRGPGPGHFGLVEHRQYGWNPGNAENGHDPQPRSRSGQGPDRLATMSLHGARVAALLAWVNSTKVCPDPLNDLSQLQDCSVFIRIIHKMHRSKEGESVLEQPLSERISFIHGFLQKHCRHKLAAENLVSAQKLLDGEELALAKVAVLLLYHTSMSSKNSGDWNEFDYKTQVELASIVKFVLDNEECLNENLEPFLQRKVELSSSSLSSSSSEEHAPLFSLPHKQEVRFLELQRIASFPSTNLPSTLSSPMGDIMQTPQFQLRRLKEQLAFERKKQEELEVEVAENHKLIMEKDAQITTMQQQIDRLVKLNEKQAEDRLEPKEMEELREKNESLVGRLHEAFRQCQDLKTEKAQMDRKINQLSEENGDLSFKLREIASNMVQLQRALNELSEEHNTAMAQSQEKQRQLEKELHAALQDKKCSEEKIEILQGKISMLEDQLAKLEEYSTQEKGEVMGDILKLEELKQEVSSLTAKGLQLEKEKQQLDSLVTSLQSSLSESHRAQEKLKRDLQAQAAEGQAEQLAALSVQHEQTLRERDSALQQLQQANASLSSQLQAVDEEKAALSCKVGELEAQILELGAQRQQGVAAEALKAQLQELEGRLKESQQRLAEREKLARENSRLQEQLLFLEESLRNTEGILEDEKRRAAECLEGNLARIAELEAERQQLVQGREPALPERDEELATCQVIEESQEQPVGSSPAAQGEDKECRRLKQEIQALSREHSRTCQQLQAEQEKVAVLEAQAEQLAGLQADLSSTQSWAKEKESEEQKLRAKISSLQEKMAVAEQTAAQHVAKLEADAQRAAEALEGVSQQLSQEKLKSKELEGTIDQLRIAEKELVSLRSAVQEKESWKEQVSQCVQEMERKNSLISSLEHEVSILHHQVTEKEGESKELKRLILAESEKSKKLEERLRVLQTEMATAASRAAERCSLMKVEVQRCQEEMEKQRMTIEALKRDRHCQSEREDELRQEAKACQDKCLQKEQLLAALQQELDSARAEHASLESQHHQDLEQRAKAMSMLQAELAQAKLEVAEVPSLREQLAEKDQAIQRLQADAAEAGVQLAELQQANAQLAEENQGLSESHSQGQQQLEAELGQAREQHMQELEQLRATSEKLVTSSRQEAKEAVQKLEDLSKEYESSKVAALEERKKLLEEKQRLTTQVEQLEIIQKDQTKQVEELNKKLTQHEKATWAQQQRVKALEGELQAAVTSHQEKVAELQVQLTQKEQAAEHYKGQMEKAKSHYDAKKQQNQELSEKLKAMEHLQKENTELHSKSERLAKELQQSILQAKESEMSCKNLTSQIHSLEAQVQELSKFQVMTATVKGQETSCQSVADQSTDSLDEAQLLNSTRKATSSQLEVSVLPSESEESLLSQRLPQRKSSLESLYFTPILSETPSQLESSTNFLGDFSLDSGCKTRSARHRTTINITMTDKQAESDELVCIKNIPLAQSTKTSSPAKGRLCSGASTRSLTSFPSQETLAKLEASSPEKTPGNSALLGLPGYRPITRSSLRLQRTSSSSLGQNTMKLGTCQDEPEQLDDWNRIAELQRRNQARPPHLKTSYPLESMPSTSLGTITDEDVKMGDPEETLRRGSMQPSQIIATSSQCSTQASSIITRQQRKRLLEETHQGPDTPPSKKPTSCFPRPQTTQDRSEQSGSQVSQHSEQPAPATQAQRRQSMAFSILNTPRELGRRLLRRAVTQRRTPTSSSGTRRSSRIATAKSPKGKASRQSHKDKQS, encoded by the exons ATGGGCAGCAGCGGGGGCGGGCGCTGCCGTTCGAATAAGAGCGGCCGCTGCCGTTCGAGTAAGAGCGGCCGCGGCCCGGGCCCTGGCCACTTCGGTCTGGTAGAGCATCGTCAGTACGGCTGGAACCCCGGCAACGCCGAAAACGGACACGATCCCCAGCCACGGTCACG GTCTGGACAGGGACCTGATAGGCTGGCCACAATGTCTCTTCACGGTGCAAGAGTTGCTGCTCTCCTTGCTTGG GTGAACAGCACAAAGGTTTGTCCTGATCCCCTCAATGAtctgtcccagctccaggacTGTAGTGTCTTCATCAGAATTATCCACAAAAT GCACAGGAGCAAGGAAGGGGagtctgtgctggagcagccgCTGTCAGAGAGGATCTCCTTCATCCATGGTTTCCTGCAGA AGCACTGCCGGCACAAATTGGCTGCAGAAAACCTTGTCTCTGCACAGAAACTCCTGGATGGAGAGGAGCTGGCGCTGGCCAAG GTGGCCGTGCTGCTCCTGTATCACACCTCCATGAGTTCCAAGAACTCTGGGGACTGGAATGAATTTGACTACAAGACGCAG GTTGAACTGGCATCAATCGTCAAATTTGTGCTGGATAACGAGGAGTGCCTGAATGAGAATCTGGAGCCatttctgcagaggaaag tagAGCTGTCCTCATCCAGTttgtccagcagcagctctgaggaacATGCCCCATTGTTCTCTCTCCCGCACAAGCAAGAGGTGCgtttcctggagctgcagaggatcgcctccttccccagcaccaa CCTGCCCAGCACTCTGTCTTCGCCCATGGGGGACATCATGCAGACCCCCCAGTTTCAGCTGCGGCGGCTGAAGGAGCAGCTGGCTtttgagagaaagaaacaggaagagctggaggtggaggtggcGGAGAATCACAAGCTCATCATGGAGAAGG ATGCTCAGATCACCACGATGCAGCAGCAGATTGATCGCTTGGTAAAGCTCAATGAGAAGCAAGCTGAAGACCGGCTAGAGCCCAAAGAAatggaggagctgagggagaagAATGAGAG CCTTGTGGGGCGCCTGCATGAGGCcttcaggcagtgccaggatctgaagactgaaaaagccCAGATGGACCGAAAAATCAACCAGCTCTCTGAGGAGAATGGGGATCTTTCCTTCAAG CTGCGGGAAATCGCCAGCAATATGGTCCAGCTACAACGAGCCCTGAACGAGCTCTCAGAGGAGCACAACACTGCCATGGCACAGTCACAGGAAAAGCAGCgacagctggagaaggagctgcatgcagccctgcaggacaAG AAATGCTCAGAAGAGAAAATTGAGATTCTACAGGGAAAGATTTCTATGCTGGAGGACCAATTGGCCAAGCTGGAGGAGTACAGCACCCAGGAGAAGGGAGAAGTCATGGGGGACATTTTGAAG ctggaggagctgaagCAGGAAGTGTCCAGCCTTACAGCCAAAGgactgcagctggagaaggagaagcagcagctggacagCCTTGTCACCAGCCTCCAGAGCTCCCTCTCCGAGAGCCACCGGGCCCAAGAGAAACTGAAGCGAGAcctgcaggcacaggctgctgagggccaggctgagcagctggCTGCCCTCAGTGTCCAGCATGAGCAGACCCTGCGGGAAAGGGactctgccctgcagcagctccagcaggccAATGCATCCCTGAGCAGCCAGCTACAGGCCGTGGATGAGGAGAAGGCTGCACTGAGCTGCAAGGTCGGTGAACTGGAAGCCCAGATCCTGGAGCTGGGTGCCCAACGGCAGCAGGGAGTGGCAGCAGAGGCACTGAaagcccagctgcaggagctggagggcaGGCTAAAGGAAAGCCAGCAGAGGCTGGCTGAGAGGGAGAAGCTGGCCCGGGAGAACAGCcgcctgcaggagcagctgctcttcctggagGAATCCCTGCGGAACACTGAGGGTATACTGGAGGATGAGAAGAGACGGGCAGCTGAGTGCCTGGAGGGCAACCTCGCCAGGATTGctgagctggaggcagagcGACAGCAGCTGGTTCAGGGCCGggagccagctctgccagagcgGGATGAGGAGCTGGCCACATGCCAGGTGATAGaggagagccaggagcagcctgtgggatcctctcctgctgcccaagGGGAGGACAAAGAGTGCAGGCGGCTGAAGCAGGAAATACAGGCGCTGAGCCGGGAGCACAGCCGGAcctgtcagcagctgcaggctgagcaggagaaggtggctgtgctggaggcccaggcagagcagctggctggcCTCCAGGCTGACTTGTCCAGCACTCAGTCATGggcaaaggagaaggagagcGAGGAGCAGAAGCTGAGGGCCAAGATTTCATCTCTGCAGGAGAAGATGGCTGTGGCAGAGCAAACAGCAGCCCAGCATGTGGCCAAACTGGAGGCAGAtgcccagagagctgctgaggCACTGGAGGGAGTCTCCCAGCAGTTGTCCCAGGAGAAGCTCAAATCCAAGGAGTTGGAAGGCACCATAGATCAACTGCGGATTGCAGAGAAGGAGCTGGTGTCCCTCCgctctgctgtgcaggagaAGGAGAGCTGGAAGGAACAAGTGTCCCAGTGTGTCCAGGAGATGGAGAGGAAGAACAGCCTGATCAGCAGCCTGGAGCATGAGGTCTCCATCCTCCATCATCAGGTGACAGAGAAGGAAGGGGAGAGCAAGGAGTTGAAACGCCTGATCCTGGCTGAGTCAGAGAAGAGCAAGAAGCTGGAGGAGAGGCTGCGGGTGCTGCAGACAGAGATGGCCACTGCAGCCTCCCGTGCAGCTGAGAGGTGCTCATTGATGAAGGTGGAGGTGCAGCGGTGCCAGGAAGAGATGGAGAAGCAGCGGATGACCATTGAGGCCCTGAAGAGGGACCGCCATTGCCAGAGCGAGCGGGAAGATGAGCTGCGGCAGGAGGCAAAGGCCTGCCAGGACAAGTGCCTAcagaaggagcagctcctggctgctttGCAGCAGGAGCTTGACAGTGCTCGGGCTGAGCATGCCTCCCTGGAAAGCCAGCACCACCAGGACCTGGAGCAGAGAGCAAAAGCTATGTCCATGCTGCAAGCTGAGCTAGCACAGGCCAAGCTGGAGGTGGCTGAGGTGCCATCACTGCGGGAGCAGTTGGCAGAAAAGGACCAGGCCATTCAGCGGCTGCAGGCTGATGCAGCAGAAGCAGGGGtacagctggcagagctgcaacAGGCCAATGCTCAGCTGGCCGAGGAGAACCAGGGACTCAGCGAGAGCCACAgccaagggcagcagcagcttgagGCAGAACTGGGCCaggccagggagcagcacatgcaggagctggagcagctgcggGCAACATCTGAGAAGCTGGTgaccagcagcaggcaggaggctAAGGAGGCAGTACAGAAGCTGGAGGACCTGAGTAAGGAGTATGAGAGCAGCAAGGTGGCAGCCttggaagagaggaagaaactCCTGGAAGAGAAGCAGAGACTGACAACTCAG GTGGAGCAGTTGGAGATAATCCAGAAGGACCAAACTAAACAG GTGGAGGAGCTGAATAAAAAACTGACTCAGCATGAGAAGGCCACCTGGGCCCAGCAGCAGAGAGTTAAA GCACTCGAAGGGGAACTGCAGGCAGCGGTCACGAGCCATCAGGAGaaggtggcagagctgcaggtgcagctcACCCAGAAGGAGCAGGCAGCTGAGCACTACAAAGGGCAG ATGGAGAAGGCAAAAAGTCATTATGATGCTAAGAAGCAGCAGAACCAGGAGCTATCAGAGAAGCTGAAGGCCATGGAGCACCTGCAGAAAGAGAACACAGAGCTTCACAGCAAATCAGAGAGGCTGGCCAAGGAGCTACAGCAGAGCATCCTGCAGGCCAAGGAGTCTGAGATGAGCTGCAAGAATCTTACCAGCCAGATCCACAGTCTGGAAGCTCAG GTACAGGAACTCAGCAAGTTCCAGGTGATGACTGCCACAGTAAAGGGACAGGAGACTTCCTGCCAGAGTGTGGCTGACCAGAGCACTGACAGCCTCGATGAGGCACAGCTGCTCAACTCCACCAG GAAGGCTACCAGCTCTCAGTTGGAAGTCTCAGTGTTGCCATCAGAGAGTGAAGAGTCACTGCTGTCTCAGCGGCTGCCCCAGAGGAAGTCATCCCTGGAGAGTCTCTACTTTACTCCCATCCTCTCTGAGACGCCATCGCAGCTTGAGAGCAGCACCAACTTCCTGGGTGACTTCTCGCTCGACTCTGGGTGCAAGACCCGCTCCGCCCGGCACCGCACTACCATCAACATCACCATGACAGAT aaaCAGGCAGAGTCTGACGAACTGGTCTGCATCAAGAACATCCCATTGGCTCAGTCCACAAAAACGTCTTCCCCTGCTAAGGGCCGTCTCTGCTCAGGTGCCTCCACTCGTTCCCTCACCAGCTTCCCCTCCCAGGAAACTCTTGCAAAGCTGGAAGCCTCTTCCCCAGAGAAGACCCCTGGCAATTCAGCACTGTTGGGCCTCCCTGGGTACCGGCCAATCACCCGTAGCTCCCTGCGCTTGCAGCggaccagcagctccagcctcg GCCAGAACACCATGAAGCTGGGCACATGCCAGGAtgagccagagcagctggatgaCTGGAACCGCATTGCAGAGCTGCAGCGGCGGAACCAGGCCCGCCCCCCCCACCTGAAGACCAGCTACCCCCTAGAGAGCATG ccctccaCTTCCTTGGGAACCATCACAGATGAGGATGTGAAGATGGGGGACCCAGAAGAGACGCTGCGACGTGGCAGCATGCAGCCCTCCCAGATCATCGCCACCAGTAGCCAGTGCAGCACCCAGGCCAGCAGCATCATTACCCGGCAGCAGAGGAAGCGCCTCTTGGAGGAGACCCACCAGGGCCCTGACACCCCCCCG TCCAAGAAGCCAACCAGCTGCTTCCCACGGCCACAGACCACCCAGGACCGCAGTGAGCAGAGTGGTTCCCAGGTCAGTCAACACAGCGAGCAGCCTGCCCCAGCCACACAA GCTCAGAGACGCCAGTCAATGGCATTCAGCATCCTCAACAcccccagggagctggggaggcgCCTGCTGCGCCGGGCGGTCACCCAGAGGCGCACTCCCACATCCTCCAGCGGCACCCGCCGTTCATCCCGCATCGCCACCGCCAAGTCCCCAAAGGGCAAG GCCAGTCGCCAGTCACACAAGGACAAGCAATCCTGA
- the NUMA1 gene encoding nuclear mitotic apparatus protein 1 isoform X4, with the protein MTSQSLWNSSEGSGQGPDRLATMSLHGARVAALLAWVNSTKVCPDPLNDLSQLQDCSVFIRIIHKMHRSKEGESVLEQPLSERISFIHGFLQKHCRHKLAAENLVSAQKLLDGEELALAKVAVLLLYHTSMSSKNSGDWNEFDYKTQVELASIVKFVLDNEECLNENLEPFLQRKVELSSSSLSSSSSEEHAPLFSLPHKQEVRFLELQRIASFPSTNLPSTLSSPMGDIMQTPQFQLRRLKEQLAFERKKQEELEVEVAENHKLIMEKDAQITTMQQQIDRLVKLNEKQAEDRLEPKEMEELREKNESLVGRLHEAFRQCQDLKTEKAQMDRKINQLSEENGDLSFKLREIASNMVQLQRALNELSEEHNTAMAQSQEKQRQLEKELHAALQDKKCSEEKIEILQGKISMLEDQLAKLEEYSTQEKGEVMGDILKLEELKQEVSSLTAKGLQLEKEKQQLDSLVTSLQSSLSESHRAQEKLKRDLQAQAAEGQAEQLAALSVQHEQTLRERDSALQQLQQANASLSSQLQAVDEEKAALSCKVGELEAQILELGAQRQQGVAAEALKAQLQELEGRLKESQQRLAEREKLARENSRLQEQLLFLEESLRNTEGILEDEKRRAAECLEGNLARIAELEAERQQLVQGREPALPERDEELATCQVIEESQEQPVGSSPAAQGEDKECRRLKQEIQALSREHSRTCQQLQAEQEKVAVLEAQAEQLAGLQADLSSTQSWAKEKESEEQKLRAKISSLQEKMAVAEQTAAQHVAKLEADAQRAAEALEGVSQQLSQEKLKSKELEGTIDQLRIAEKELVSLRSAVQEKESWKEQVSQCVQEMERKNSLISSLEHEVSILHHQVTEKEGESKELKRLILAESEKSKKLEERLRVLQTEMATAASRAAERCSLMKVEVQRCQEEMEKQRMTIEALKRDRHCQSEREDELRQEAKACQDKCLQKEQLLAALQQELDSARAEHASLESQHHQDLEQRAKAMSMLQAELAQAKLEVAEVPSLREQLAEKDQAIQRLQADAAEAGVQLAELQQANAQLAEENQGLSESHSQGQQQLEAELGQAREQHMQELEQLRATSEKLVTSSRQEAKEAVQKLEDLSKEYESSKVAALEERKKLLEEKQRLTTQVEQLEIIQKDQTKQVEELNKKLTQHEKATWAQQQRVKQVFPCPQALEGELQAAVTSHQEKVAELQVQLTQKEQAAEHYKGQMEKAKSHYDAKKQQNQELSEKLKAMEHLQKENTELHSKSERLAKELQQSILQAKESEMSCKNLTSQIHSLEAQVQELSKFQVMTATVKGQETSCQSVADQSTDSLDEAQLLNSTRKATSSQLEVSVLPSESEESLLSQRLPQRKSSLESLYFTPILSETPSQLESSTNFLGDFSLDSGCKTRSARHRTTINITMTDKQAESDELVCIKNIPLAQSTKTSSPAKGRLCSGASTRSLTSFPSQETLAKLEASSPEKTPGNSALLGLPGYRPITRSSLRLQRTSSSSLGQNTMKLGTCQDEPEQLDDWNRIAELQRRNQARPPHLKTSYPLESMPSTSLGTITDEDVKMGDPEETLRRGSMQPSQIIATSSQCSTQASSIITRQQRKRLLEETHQGPDTPPSKKPTSCFPRPQTTQDRSEQSGSQVSQHSEQPAPATQAQRRQSMAFSILNTPRELGRRLLRRAVTQRRTPTSSSGTRRSSRIATAKSPKGKASRQSHKDKQS; encoded by the exons ATGACTTCCCAGAGTCTCTGGAACAGCAGCGAGGG GTCTGGACAGGGACCTGATAGGCTGGCCACAATGTCTCTTCACGGTGCAAGAGTTGCTGCTCTCCTTGCTTGG GTGAACAGCACAAAGGTTTGTCCTGATCCCCTCAATGAtctgtcccagctccaggacTGTAGTGTCTTCATCAGAATTATCCACAAAAT GCACAGGAGCAAGGAAGGGGagtctgtgctggagcagccgCTGTCAGAGAGGATCTCCTTCATCCATGGTTTCCTGCAGA AGCACTGCCGGCACAAATTGGCTGCAGAAAACCTTGTCTCTGCACAGAAACTCCTGGATGGAGAGGAGCTGGCGCTGGCCAAG GTGGCCGTGCTGCTCCTGTATCACACCTCCATGAGTTCCAAGAACTCTGGGGACTGGAATGAATTTGACTACAAGACGCAG GTTGAACTGGCATCAATCGTCAAATTTGTGCTGGATAACGAGGAGTGCCTGAATGAGAATCTGGAGCCatttctgcagaggaaag tagAGCTGTCCTCATCCAGTttgtccagcagcagctctgaggaacATGCCCCATTGTTCTCTCTCCCGCACAAGCAAGAGGTGCgtttcctggagctgcagaggatcgcctccttccccagcaccaa CCTGCCCAGCACTCTGTCTTCGCCCATGGGGGACATCATGCAGACCCCCCAGTTTCAGCTGCGGCGGCTGAAGGAGCAGCTGGCTtttgagagaaagaaacaggaagagctggaggtggaggtggcGGAGAATCACAAGCTCATCATGGAGAAGG ATGCTCAGATCACCACGATGCAGCAGCAGATTGATCGCTTGGTAAAGCTCAATGAGAAGCAAGCTGAAGACCGGCTAGAGCCCAAAGAAatggaggagctgagggagaagAATGAGAG CCTTGTGGGGCGCCTGCATGAGGCcttcaggcagtgccaggatctgaagactgaaaaagccCAGATGGACCGAAAAATCAACCAGCTCTCTGAGGAGAATGGGGATCTTTCCTTCAAG CTGCGGGAAATCGCCAGCAATATGGTCCAGCTACAACGAGCCCTGAACGAGCTCTCAGAGGAGCACAACACTGCCATGGCACAGTCACAGGAAAAGCAGCgacagctggagaaggagctgcatgcagccctgcaggacaAG AAATGCTCAGAAGAGAAAATTGAGATTCTACAGGGAAAGATTTCTATGCTGGAGGACCAATTGGCCAAGCTGGAGGAGTACAGCACCCAGGAGAAGGGAGAAGTCATGGGGGACATTTTGAAG ctggaggagctgaagCAGGAAGTGTCCAGCCTTACAGCCAAAGgactgcagctggagaaggagaagcagcagctggacagCCTTGTCACCAGCCTCCAGAGCTCCCTCTCCGAGAGCCACCGGGCCCAAGAGAAACTGAAGCGAGAcctgcaggcacaggctgctgagggccaggctgagcagctggCTGCCCTCAGTGTCCAGCATGAGCAGACCCTGCGGGAAAGGGactctgccctgcagcagctccagcaggccAATGCATCCCTGAGCAGCCAGCTACAGGCCGTGGATGAGGAGAAGGCTGCACTGAGCTGCAAGGTCGGTGAACTGGAAGCCCAGATCCTGGAGCTGGGTGCCCAACGGCAGCAGGGAGTGGCAGCAGAGGCACTGAaagcccagctgcaggagctggagggcaGGCTAAAGGAAAGCCAGCAGAGGCTGGCTGAGAGGGAGAAGCTGGCCCGGGAGAACAGCcgcctgcaggagcagctgctcttcctggagGAATCCCTGCGGAACACTGAGGGTATACTGGAGGATGAGAAGAGACGGGCAGCTGAGTGCCTGGAGGGCAACCTCGCCAGGATTGctgagctggaggcagagcGACAGCAGCTGGTTCAGGGCCGggagccagctctgccagagcgGGATGAGGAGCTGGCCACATGCCAGGTGATAGaggagagccaggagcagcctgtgggatcctctcctgctgcccaagGGGAGGACAAAGAGTGCAGGCGGCTGAAGCAGGAAATACAGGCGCTGAGCCGGGAGCACAGCCGGAcctgtcagcagctgcaggctgagcaggagaaggtggctgtgctggaggcccaggcagagcagctggctggcCTCCAGGCTGACTTGTCCAGCACTCAGTCATGggcaaaggagaaggagagcGAGGAGCAGAAGCTGAGGGCCAAGATTTCATCTCTGCAGGAGAAGATGGCTGTGGCAGAGCAAACAGCAGCCCAGCATGTGGCCAAACTGGAGGCAGAtgcccagagagctgctgaggCACTGGAGGGAGTCTCCCAGCAGTTGTCCCAGGAGAAGCTCAAATCCAAGGAGTTGGAAGGCACCATAGATCAACTGCGGATTGCAGAGAAGGAGCTGGTGTCCCTCCgctctgctgtgcaggagaAGGAGAGCTGGAAGGAACAAGTGTCCCAGTGTGTCCAGGAGATGGAGAGGAAGAACAGCCTGATCAGCAGCCTGGAGCATGAGGTCTCCATCCTCCATCATCAGGTGACAGAGAAGGAAGGGGAGAGCAAGGAGTTGAAACGCCTGATCCTGGCTGAGTCAGAGAAGAGCAAGAAGCTGGAGGAGAGGCTGCGGGTGCTGCAGACAGAGATGGCCACTGCAGCCTCCCGTGCAGCTGAGAGGTGCTCATTGATGAAGGTGGAGGTGCAGCGGTGCCAGGAAGAGATGGAGAAGCAGCGGATGACCATTGAGGCCCTGAAGAGGGACCGCCATTGCCAGAGCGAGCGGGAAGATGAGCTGCGGCAGGAGGCAAAGGCCTGCCAGGACAAGTGCCTAcagaaggagcagctcctggctgctttGCAGCAGGAGCTTGACAGTGCTCGGGCTGAGCATGCCTCCCTGGAAAGCCAGCACCACCAGGACCTGGAGCAGAGAGCAAAAGCTATGTCCATGCTGCAAGCTGAGCTAGCACAGGCCAAGCTGGAGGTGGCTGAGGTGCCATCACTGCGGGAGCAGTTGGCAGAAAAGGACCAGGCCATTCAGCGGCTGCAGGCTGATGCAGCAGAAGCAGGGGtacagctggcagagctgcaacAGGCCAATGCTCAGCTGGCCGAGGAGAACCAGGGACTCAGCGAGAGCCACAgccaagggcagcagcagcttgagGCAGAACTGGGCCaggccagggagcagcacatgcaggagctggagcagctgcggGCAACATCTGAGAAGCTGGTgaccagcagcaggcaggaggctAAGGAGGCAGTACAGAAGCTGGAGGACCTGAGTAAGGAGTATGAGAGCAGCAAGGTGGCAGCCttggaagagaggaagaaactCCTGGAAGAGAAGCAGAGACTGACAACTCAG GTGGAGCAGTTGGAGATAATCCAGAAGGACCAAACTAAACAG GTGGAGGAGCTGAATAAAAAACTGACTCAGCATGAGAAGGCCACCTGGGCCCAGCAGCAGAGAGTTAAA CAAGTCTTTCCCTGCCCACAGGCACTCGAAGGGGAACTGCAGGCAGCGGTCACGAGCCATCAGGAGaaggtggcagagctgcaggtgcagctcACCCAGAAGGAGCAGGCAGCTGAGCACTACAAAGGGCAG ATGGAGAAGGCAAAAAGTCATTATGATGCTAAGAAGCAGCAGAACCAGGAGCTATCAGAGAAGCTGAAGGCCATGGAGCACCTGCAGAAAGAGAACACAGAGCTTCACAGCAAATCAGAGAGGCTGGCCAAGGAGCTACAGCAGAGCATCCTGCAGGCCAAGGAGTCTGAGATGAGCTGCAAGAATCTTACCAGCCAGATCCACAGTCTGGAAGCTCAG GTACAGGAACTCAGCAAGTTCCAGGTGATGACTGCCACAGTAAAGGGACAGGAGACTTCCTGCCAGAGTGTGGCTGACCAGAGCACTGACAGCCTCGATGAGGCACAGCTGCTCAACTCCACCAG GAAGGCTACCAGCTCTCAGTTGGAAGTCTCAGTGTTGCCATCAGAGAGTGAAGAGTCACTGCTGTCTCAGCGGCTGCCCCAGAGGAAGTCATCCCTGGAGAGTCTCTACTTTACTCCCATCCTCTCTGAGACGCCATCGCAGCTTGAGAGCAGCACCAACTTCCTGGGTGACTTCTCGCTCGACTCTGGGTGCAAGACCCGCTCCGCCCGGCACCGCACTACCATCAACATCACCATGACAGAT aaaCAGGCAGAGTCTGACGAACTGGTCTGCATCAAGAACATCCCATTGGCTCAGTCCACAAAAACGTCTTCCCCTGCTAAGGGCCGTCTCTGCTCAGGTGCCTCCACTCGTTCCCTCACCAGCTTCCCCTCCCAGGAAACTCTTGCAAAGCTGGAAGCCTCTTCCCCAGAGAAGACCCCTGGCAATTCAGCACTGTTGGGCCTCCCTGGGTACCGGCCAATCACCCGTAGCTCCCTGCGCTTGCAGCggaccagcagctccagcctcg GCCAGAACACCATGAAGCTGGGCACATGCCAGGAtgagccagagcagctggatgaCTGGAACCGCATTGCAGAGCTGCAGCGGCGGAACCAGGCCCGCCCCCCCCACCTGAAGACCAGCTACCCCCTAGAGAGCATG ccctccaCTTCCTTGGGAACCATCACAGATGAGGATGTGAAGATGGGGGACCCAGAAGAGACGCTGCGACGTGGCAGCATGCAGCCCTCCCAGATCATCGCCACCAGTAGCCAGTGCAGCACCCAGGCCAGCAGCATCATTACCCGGCAGCAGAGGAAGCGCCTCTTGGAGGAGACCCACCAGGGCCCTGACACCCCCCCG TCCAAGAAGCCAACCAGCTGCTTCCCACGGCCACAGACCACCCAGGACCGCAGTGAGCAGAGTGGTTCCCAGGTCAGTCAACACAGCGAGCAGCCTGCCCCAGCCACACAA GCTCAGAGACGCCAGTCAATGGCATTCAGCATCCTCAACAcccccagggagctggggaggcgCCTGCTGCGCCGGGCGGTCACCCAGAGGCGCACTCCCACATCCTCCAGCGGCACCCGCCGTTCATCCCGCATCGCCACCGCCAAGTCCCCAAAGGGCAAG GCCAGTCGCCAGTCACACAAGGACAAGCAATCCTGA